AAGGCATGGTaaatttttgaggttttttaatAGCTATCAACATTTGACACACATAGATGTAGAATGCCGAGTATCTGTCAAACCTGAGCCCAATATTTCTTAGACAAATCGAAGGAAATTCTTCTCTTCACAGAATCACCTGCTATTAATACCAGCATTACACATTGCAAAGAAAATCTGCAGGCACAAATTTTACTAACACTACTTTAGAAAGTGAATTCTCAATGTCTCCTACCAGCTTTGCACTCCAGTAAAAATAGAAGCACTACATTTAGtttatgaaaatttaaaaaaggatttACGATGCTAAATGCCATTCTAGTATCTCAGAATAAGATATGAATTCATCTTTTTGTTGTCTAACAAATAATTAAGGAAACTTGGCCTGTTCACAGAAGCTGTTTGGTGCATCACCAGAAATGAGCAACTACAGAGTGTGGGAGATAAACTAAAATGTTGAGTCATAAAGATCTAAAGTAAATTTGTCaagaaaacccaaagaaaacTAGAAGTGCAATTTCATGTAGTATTCAGTTGCAGGTTTATATGTTCCAGCACCTTTCCTTGTGCAGCCAGCTGTTGGCTCGTGGGTAAAAACATGAGAATGCAAACAGAAATGCACAGTTACCCTGCACCAGTGACTTATTCTCAGAGGACTGAGAACAATTTGTACATATTGGAAAATTAGAGGTTTCTGCTATCAGCAGTAAAGCTTCCAGAGCAACCACCACCCGCAGCAAACACCTGTTCAGGATGTGACCCTCTGACTGGGAACTCACACCAGCACTCGTGCAGTCTCAGTTATTGGGAATAACGGGGTTTTTCTGAGAAAGTGTACCCTAGAGTGTCTGAAATAAAAACCTAATCTGCTAATCTATTGACACAAATATGACCATAACTCCCACCCCAGGAAGAAGCAgatgcagggacagagagcagcGCTCTCTACCCCTTGCCCCCTTGGAATACTCACCCCCCCACTGGCACCATGAACCAGCACGCTTTCCCCTGCTTTGGCACAGCCTCTAGGAGAAGAACACAAGAAATGCTGGCACTGTGACTGAGCACGGGGCTGCAGATACTGACATCAAATCTCATTGTTCACACATGGGGCTGCAGATACTGACACCAAATCTCATTGTTCACACAGCACTGCTTCCAGTTTATATTCAAATTATATTCCAATTTATGGCTAAACAGATATCATAAGCCTTTTTGGGAAAACAAGGAGGCGAAATAAATCCTGTGACTGATGACTTGAAGCAACgtgcagccagcagccagtGAGAGCCTGGTACTGAGCTTCAGTTCAGGACTTTGGCCTGCCACAGGAAGGCAGTGGTTCTGCTCCACAGCACCCGTCTGCTTACTGAGGAAATTAGAACTAttgctctttttcttccccagccAAAATACCAGTGAGTACTGAGAGGGAGTCACATATTTTATTCCATGAAGCCTTTCCTGGTAGGTTCTCTCAAGAAAAAAGGCTCAGCAGGAAAACACAGTCACAAGCTGCTAGATCACAATTATTTGACAATTCCATCAGCGTAATGTTTTTAAACATCTCCCACTCACCAACCTCCCCCTTTTATAGGGCAGTGCAAACATGAACTTTGGCATTGTAAATAGCAAAGATTAAAGTGCACAAGCACATTTTGGTGCCTTACTTCTGGAAAAGGGCCCGGTAGGCAGTGAAGTAGGGCACTCCGAGCGCGGCTCCCTGCCTGAAGTCCAGTTTGTCTGGCAAAGGAAAgactctgctggctgcagccactgCATACTCTGCATATCCTCCAGAAAGTGTTTCAAGGGTGAAAACTCTGTCACCTTTCTAGAATGGAGGGAGAGGACACAGAGAAATCAATCATTTCCCTTACTTTTTCCTTCATAAACATTAAGATGAAATTAACAGAGGTTTGGGCTATTTCTAACAGTTCTCCTATCAAAAATAACCAGTTACATTTGTCAAAGAAATTTTTATAAAATCCGATACATACCAGCAATGCAACACAAACTGTATAATTTCTTATACTTAAATCTAAGTATCGTAATTATAACCCCACCCAGCAGTGTAACACACAAACTTACTGCCTCATTAATATGAACCTTAATGAACTTTGACTGAAGTCAGGAATTTCATGCACAGATTCCAaatgaaaaacctgaaaagcttttacaaacacaaaagaaacatttctaaattatttaaatgtggaaatatttttcccctcaATATACCCTAAGACATCTCTCTCTCATTCAAGCCAAGAGCATCACAATTGTCAGAGGAAGCAAAAAGCCACACATAGCAGATATAGCAAGCTGTTAgtaagaaaatatgaaaaatgatTATACTTCTCTCTTGATAACCCTGTCTCTCAGATCTCCCAAAATTGTTACATAAATTCCAAATCAGGAAATTCCAGCCCAATTTTACCTACAGTTTTTATGTTGGTTTGGGACCAAATGTCTAATGACTTAAATAGGAGAACCAATTTAAAAACTAAATTGGCCTCCTAGATATCTTTCTTAGCAAACTGATATTTGCCTTCTCCTGTCCCGAGACTTTCCCACTGAGAAATCCAAATAAAATTACTAGACAGGAGTAATAGGGTATTTGAACAATTTTAGTAACAAATAACAGAATTTATGGAGCTTTATAAGTAAGCAGTTTCCATTTCTCAAATACTTCACAGGAAAATTTTTAGTTCTGCCTGAAATTACTACACCCAGCAAGAAGCTTCCAATCTCAACTTTTTCTGCAACGCCAGAAAAATAGCTCCAAACCCCAACTTTTGTACACCAAATATCAGTGCTTTGAGCAGACAGAGTGCAGTGCCTCGAGAGAGAGCCCCGAGCTTCAGGAGGGCACAGCATTCCTCACAGCCCCCCCAGCAGACTGGTTTGCCAGTGCTTGTACAGTCCATGGAGGGTTTCCCCCTTGAAGAGATTAGGTGATTATAAGCAACAAAACCAGGTACAGTGTCACAGCAGTCAGCCACAGAGGACCCATGAAGGAATGGTGAATATACTCCGGTGTGTAAATACCTTGAATGCAGTCACGTGTTCCCCAACACCTTCAACCACCCCAGCCACATCCGAGCCAGGAGTGTAGGGCAAAGCTGGTTTCCTGGCATAGGTCCCAGAGCGAATGTATGTCTCAACAGGATTGACCCCACAGGCATGGACTTTAATTAATACCTAAAAGAAAAGACACTTCTTAAGCAATAACTAAAATGATTTAGCCCTTGAATTCACAGCATGGTGCTGTAGCATTTTTACTGAATTCTCAAACAGCCTCTGTAACAACCCAGTGTCAAAGTGAAGCTAATTTCAGGGAAATCTTGATGTGGAAGCCCACAGCAGAGTAAAGAGCCCACATCTGTTAAGCATGATATCTCAAGTAATACGAACACACTGACCAAAACTCATGTACTCTAGGTGTAGGGTTTTGGTTGTATCTCtcattctgtcctgcaggcaCTTGTTAACATTCATTATCACTATATTCCTTCACAGAGCTCACATGTACCTGGTTTTCTTTTGGAGCAGGAACTAACACATCTGACTGGAGTTTAAGCACTTCAGGGCCACCAAATTCAAACACTCGGACCGCTCTCATCACACTCCTGCCGGCTGCCATGGCGACCAGGGGACCTGCTAAAAGACACAGTGAGACCCCTGGTACCTGTGCAGGTCACGGGCAGCCTGAGCCACCTGCCCTGCGGACACCGCCTGGAGCACGGCACACACCGCGGGGCCGAAGGGCGACCGATCCTGTGAGAACCAACCGAACTGGAGGGGAGGCAGCGGGGCAAGGGaaggccctgggctgctccgggCCCTGCCACAAACACACCTGTACCGCCAGACCCCGCCTACAAGCACACCTTTAGCGTCAGGCCCCgcatacacacacacctgtAGCGTCAGGCCCCGCCCATAAACACACCTGTAGCGTCAGGCCCCGCCCACAAACACACCTGTAGCGTCAGGCCCCGCCTACAAACACACCTGCACCGCCGGGCCCCGCCACAAACACACCTGTACCATCAGGCCCCGCCTACAAACACACCTGTAGCGCCGGGCCCCGCCTACAAACACACCTGtaccgcccggccccgcccacAAACACACCTGCACCGCCAGGCCCCGCCACAAACACACCTGCACCGCCGGGCCCCGCCCACAAACATACCTGTAGCGTCAGGCCCCCGCCCTCAAACACACCTGTACCGTCAGGCCCCGCCTACAAACACACCTGTAGCGCCGGGCCCCGCCTACAAACACACCTGtaccgcccggccccgcccacAAACACACCTGTAGCGTCAGGCCCCGCCCACAAACACACCTCTGCCGTCAGGCCCCGCCCACAAACACACCTCTGCCGCCAGGCCCCGCCCACACAGACGCCTCGCCGCCAGACCCCCCTCTCGATCCGCCTCGCGGTCAGGTCGTGCCCCGGAAGCGCTCCTTGCGAtccggccccgccccctcgGGCCGCCTCGTACAGCCGTCGCCCCCGTGTAGCCCGGCCGTGTCCCCGTGGCTGTGGAGCCTGACACGGGTAGCGCAGAGCCGCTGCCTTCTCGTCCCGTCTCCCCGGACGAGCGCCCGGGAGCCCCCGCGCCCACCGCCTACCTGCGCAGCGCCGCTGCCGCGCGGCGGAACGCAGAGGAGGGCGGGGCCGTACACcaccggccccgccccgccgcgccgcccgaCCGCGCGCCGAGGTTTGTCCGCCGTGGGACGCCGTCCCCCCGCGATGGCGGCATTCGCGCGGCGCAAGGCGCAGCGGCTCGCGCGGCCGGACCCCAGCCGGAAGCGCGCGCTGGACGCGCGAGCCGCGGAGCTCGCGCGGCTGCTGAACGCGCGCGAGAGCTTCTGCACCACGAGCTCGTGCGACGGGAGGGTGATGGTGACGGTGCGTGAGGGACGGGAACGGCCGGGGGATGGTGACGGTGGGTGAGGGACGGGAATGGTGACGATGGGTGAGGGACGGGAACGGCAGGGGGATGGTGACGGTTCGTGAGGGACGGGAACGGCACGGGGATGGTCACGATGGGTGAGGGACGGGAACGGCCGGGGGATGGTCACGGTGGGTGAGGGACGGGAACGGCAGGGGGATGGTGACGGTGCGTGAGGGACGGGAACGGCACGGGGATGGTGACGGTGCGTGAGGGACGGGAACGGCCGGGGGATGGTGACGGTGCGTGAGGGACGGGAACGGCACGGGGATGGTCACGATGGGTGAGGGACCGGGACCGGCAGGGTGATGGTCACGGTGGGTGAGGGACGGGAACGGCACGGGGATGGTGACGGTGGGTGAGGGACGGGAATGGTCACGATGGGTGAGGGACGGGGATGGTCACGGTGCGTGAGGGACGGGACCGGGACCGGCAGGGTGATGGTCACAGTGGGTGAGGGACCGGGACCGGCACGGGGATGGTCACGATGGGTGAGGGACGGGAACGGCGCGGGGATGGTCACGGTGGGTGAGGGACGGGAACGGCACAGGGATGGTGACGATGGGTGAGGGACGGGAACGGCACGGGGATCGTGATGGTGCGTGAGGGACCGGCCGCGTGATCGTGGCAGTGGGTCTGGTCGCGGTGTGATTTGGCTCGTGCTTCAAGGGGCTGCTTCTTTATTTCCAAGGAGCGTTTTTGTAGCAGCACAAGATTAAACCTCACCGAGCTGCCGAGCCACTTTAATGGTTTCTGTCCATCACCAGGACACAGACGGCACGGGCATCCAGAAGAAGAACTGCACGTGGCTCCTGGTAACACATGACCCGTGTGTCAAAGGCGATGTGGTAAGGGCACAGTGAGATACagcctttatttttattcacgGAAATGCTCCAGTTGTCATAGAAAACACATGGTGTCAAAGGGTTTTTATTCCTGCTACTAACATGAATTGATACTTGACTCTCAAAATTAACTTTTCCATAGATGTGTTGCTTAATAAATTCTTCAGGCCTATTTTAAGAGAATGCTTTTAAACTCAGTATCAAATTCTCTGCTCAGTTATAAAGGCAGCTGATATTCCAGAAACTTAGATAATTTCATGCTGTCTGGAGTCATATTTAAAACtcttgaattaaaaaatatctcTTGAGCCCAGCTTGCTGTGCTCGCAGACAGATACCTGAAGGTGGTGTAACAGGGAATCTCTTATATAGCATTGTTAATTTAGTATCATTAAATACCTGAAATTACAAACATCTATAGTGCcggatttttcatttttaatatgcTTTCAAAATAATCTACTCTTTGCATATATTGCTTCGTCCCACAAAAGAGGCAGTTGCAAGATCAGCATGTTCTCACTCAATTTGTAGTTCACTTTACCATACATATACATTCTCACACATGCACAGGAGTGTCCTCCagaatatttgttttcattagTATTTGTTCCAGCAAAGCAAAGTTTTCTGAAGTTTCAGGCCAAGGAGAACACAGCAGGGTGTTGTTAACTCTTAGGAGAGGAAGTACTATGatttttatgtaaatattaTGGTATATTTTCCAGATGACAGCACTGAAGAAAGCCACTGGGGATGCTGTGTTCAAGTTTGAACCATTTGTTCTTCACGTGCTGTGTCGAGAGCTGCAGGATGCGCAGCTGCTGGTAAAGCCACGTCAAGTGCAATGTGGCATTGTTCTGTTACATTCTTGcctgcaaaaataaaagtattggCTCCTGGGTAAGCAGTTGCACTTAGAAACAGTCCCAGGTGTGCTGTGTGTTTAATAATTAGAGTAGTAAAGTAAGCTGGTGAAAAAACACAGCTTTAAACTTGGTGAGTGTTTTATTGtacttagaaagaaaaaagactcaCCTGCAATTGAGTCCTCAAGCTGAAGCAGACTGCTGCATGAAACGCTGCCTGAGgggcctgggctgctctcaCTGGCTGAAGGGGCTGGATTTTAGATGGTGCGTTGCTACCAGCCAGGCTATCTTGGTCCGTTTTCAGTGCACTGAATGATGCCTTTgccttctgcttttccagcGTGCCTGCGGAGAGCGACGTGTGCTGAGCTGGGCATGTTTTGGGTTTAGTGCAGGAGAGCTGAGGGACTCGGGTAGAGTGCAGCTGCGCTCATCCTTGCGAGGGCGTGGCACGACTGTCTGTGCAGTTCCAGCTCCTTGGCATAAAACAGTTCAGTGCCCAGAGACACATTGCACCCTTCTGCACTGATGGATTCAATTAGGATCCACCGTGGGCCTCTGAAAACCACCCACCAGTTGTGGGTTTGAtcttaaaaagtattttaatgtaACTGTTTTTTAATAACTCTGGGTAGATGATTTGAATATGTTTTTTGCAAAATTGAGATTGTACGTTGCATTGCAAGGCatccataaatattttttgctgtgAAAGTGTACAAGACCTGTttaactatttattttttctgcagcattcaGTGGCTATTGACTCTGGGTTCAGGAACTCTGGTATTACAGTtggcagaggaggaaaaatcaCAATGGTAAGTACTCTGCTACTGTAAGGGATGTAATGAAGTTGTGTTGTTACGTTAACCTTGATTTTTGTACCAGCCAAGACCTGACTGGTGCTTAGGAGCTGTCACAGGGCATGCTATAGCAAAGAAGTAGCTTGCTGCTTTAGGTGACAGCAACTTAAATAATTGTATGGATAAGCAGGTTTTTTGCTATAATGAACTCCCTACATTATTTAAATAACCTTCATAAACTAAAAAACTTTATTCCAGGTAAATCATGTGTGTGTTTTCAGGCTGTGCGGAGCACTCACTGCTTAGAAGTTCCATTGAGCCACAAAGGGAGATTGATGGTCTCTGAAGAATATATTGAATTTCTGGTACATGTAGCCAAtcagaaaatggaagaaaacatAAGGAGGATTGACAGGTTTGTAAGAAAATACCAGTTCTGTTCATGACATCtaatttttcttcagtattAATGAAAATGTTAGCAACCACTTTTCTCCCCTTGCATGTTTTGATTACATTCTAAAAGCATTCGTTTCTCAGAGTAATTTTCAGATCCTGAGCAAATGTGTAAAGACAGTAACTAGAGAATTGTTTCTGTCTAGATTCCACAAAGGCCTGGAGCTGGCTCTGGAAGCTGCTGTCCCCGCAGACACCTTGTTTCCCGAGGGGCCAGACAAGAGCCACTCTGTGTACGTGCATAGAAGAAAGAGACGGACTGCTCGGGAACAGGCTGGTCCCAGCAGAGAGCTGGAACCCCAGGATGATACTGAAAGCAGTCTTGGTCTGTTGGCTGAAATCATGATATAGACTAAGACATTTGAAAGCAAATGGCGAACTGAAAAAGTTACTGTAATGCTCTTTTTAAGAGATTTATGTTCTCCTGTGCTCCAAGTAGTAATATTCTCATGGACATAGACCAGAAAAAAAGGTAACTAACAGAATAGTGAGCAGGACACAGAGAACAAAGCCATAGAATGTTTTGGGAGTTTTTAAAGTGTACTGTTAAATTAACAAAGTGGTACTCCATCAGTTATCTTAGAAATAACTGGTTTGCTGCAGCTTTTCACTGTGTTCTGTGTGGCAGCATTTCACTTCCAACTTCTGTGTTTTGCAGagccagctggctctgcaggtgTCTCCTTCAGGAAGGGGAAGACAGGCATTGAAGACTGAAGACCATCCAGTACATACGGTGGAAATTGCTCAGAAACCTTCCAAAGTAGCGCTGTGTGCACCAGTCTCAGGCCTCGTGTGCGTTTGGGCGGACTGGCTAAAGTATGACTCAGTCCAGGGGCGTGATTTCTaacagtgcagagctgctggccaggagctgtgtgAACAAAGCTGGAGTCCCACAGCCCGTGGGGCAGCAGGCAGGTGGGGGAGCAGCCCACAGCAGGAcaaggcacagcagctcctcaggtgtgGGGACATGGCTTCTGCCGCAGGTGTTACTGCAGCGTTGTTGGCATGCGGGCTTGTGTCAGACCTTCCTCTCCGCTCTGAGGGTCAACTGCCTGTCGGGACTGAACTGAAACTCCAGGCTTCCATCAGCGAAAAGCAGCATCTTCCTCCATGCAGAGGGTCCTCCCAAGCTGCTGCTTTAGCAAAGCCCTGGGGAACCCCTGTTGCCATCCCCACTGCTGGGAGTCCCACTATTCCTGCAGATCCCTCTTCACCACCTGGGGAGCACGTCTTGCACGCAGAGGAGGTAGTTGTTGCTTGTGGATTTCAGGGAGTTTGTTCAGAGTAGTCTGAACCCTCCTCTGCATGTGACATTTCTTAAAATGTCTAGCACTGGTCTGTTGGACATGGCTCAAGGGACTGATGGCACCAGCACCAACCACAAGCAGTGCCCACAGACCCTGTAACAGCCCAAACCCTCACCCTGTGTAACAGCACTACAGTATTTACATTCTGAGAAATAGGTTGTCAGAAACTGATCCCACATTCCTctgaaaaatgataaaaaattcaGGAAGACTTTTTGGCGTCTTAACACAAAAATATTATCCTAACCCCATCCAAGGCTGCAGAGGGTGATGCTGAGGAGGTTTCTGGGACCAGCAACGCCTTCCTCCGTGCACCGCTGCCCTTACACCTTGCCCCATGCTCACCCAAGTTGCACCAGCTCATTTTGAGGTTAATTTTATCAAGCTGTGTTTTATTTCCAGCTGCTGTATGGGATTCTGTTGGGCTGTCAGTGTGGGAATTGAGGCAGCAATTGGGAAGAGCatccagaggcagctggaggcagcacccTTGAAAAGGGGATTCTGGGGCTTATGGCTGCAGGGAAATTCACCAATAAGCAACAAGACTCCTAAAACTGTCAAATCTTTATCATTTGTAAGTGTGCTTAGCCACTTAATTAATCTAAAAGGTATTTTTATACTTGCTCTCACtgtgttaaatttttttttaaattacagtttCACTACCTGTGTACTCAGTTTTCCAGGGGACACAGATGGGTTCATTCACTCCAGGAACTGATTGTCATTTCTCACCCTGTAGCATTTCACATCCACACCAGGAAACTACTCAAATCAGTGCCGCAGCattccctgtggctgtgccacagGTTCCCAGCCAGTTGTGCTCCCCAGCGCATCCATGCACTTGGGCACAAAGTCCCTTGACCCATTCGCTGGGCTAATTCTGTACATGCAAATCACAAGTGTTCGCTTGAAACAGCTTCCTCTGAAATTCAGATACTTAAAATGGTTTACAAGAGCATGGCAGTAACAGCTGCAGAGTGCGGTGAAATCCGTGTTCTCACGTGGGGTTAAACATCTCCAGACCAGGGTGGCTTTGCACCTCTCAGCTTCCACTCCTGCCAGGGCTTCACTTGGATTTAACCAGGTCTCAATTTAATTTAATCAGTCTCAAGTTTTTGAATTTATCATATTATATGTATAATGCACTGGAGGCTTAGCAGCTCTTCAGTACTTTTGGTTACTGAAAATACACAATTATTTTGTAATATCTTGTGAATTTGATTTTACATAGTGGGATATTATGGGAGATATTTCACTTCTGATCTAACCATATTTGAAAGTACCCCAGGGGAACAtgctgggtgggttttttttgaaaaggtgtgtctttaaaaaaattgtgcCTTTAGAAATTATATACATACCTAAATTTCCTGAGCGGCTCGCTTCATTTCTTCAGAccaggagaaaataaagaattgcTGTCAAGCATGCTGTGTTGGCAGTGGTGTGACAGCAGGCAGCTACCTGAGATCAAGGTCAGAGAATTCTccgtttgtttttttttcttaaatcagaGAATGACACCCAAATTCCATATAGAGATTACATGAAAGATCTTGTTCTGCTTTGTGGATGCAGTTTATTTATGGTACCTGAGCAGGTATGCTATTTTGGTCAATTTTATACTggagtggaaaagcttgtttttattttctgcaggatcccgagaaaagagaaatatttttctcaaaatcaGCTTTTATAGTTGTAATTGTGATTTTTGCGGAGCAGTTCTGACAGCTCAGAGCCTGGTTGCTGGGTGCTTggcccagctggcagaggacaccCACTCTGCCCCATCCCGCATCGC
This DNA window, taken from Melospiza georgiana isolate bMelGeo1 chromosome 9, bMelGeo1.pri, whole genome shotgun sequence, encodes the following:
- the TYW3 gene encoding tRNA wybutosine-synthesizing protein 3 homolog isoform X1, coding for MAAFARRKAQRLARPDPSRKRALDARAAELARLLNARESFCTTSSCDGRVMVTDTDGTGIQKKNCTWLLVTHDPCVKGDVMTALKKATGDAVFKFEPFVLHVLCRELQDAQLLHSVAIDSGFRNSGITVGRGGKITMAVRSTHCLEVPLSHKGRLMVSEEYIEFLVHVANQKMEENIRRIDRFHKGLELALEAAVPADTLFPEGPDKSHSVYVHRRKRRTAREQAGPSRELEPQDDTESSLGLLAEIMI
- the TYW3 gene encoding tRNA wybutosine-synthesizing protein 3 homolog isoform X2; translated protein: MVSVHHQDTDGTGIQKKNCTWLLVTHDPCVKGDVMTALKKATGDAVFKFEPFVLHVLCRELQDAQLLHSVAIDSGFRNSGITVGRGGKITMAVRSTHCLEVPLSHKGRLMVSEEYIEFLVHVANQKMEENIRRIDRFHKGLELALEAAVPADTLFPEGPDKSHSVYVHRRKRRTAREQAGPSRELEPQDDTESSLGLLAEIMI